In Synechococcus sp. KORDI-100, a single window of DNA contains:
- a CDS encoding photosystem II protein Y translates to MDFRIIAVVFPILLALSWAGYNIGRAALGQIQLALLDFKKNTSDR, encoded by the coding sequence ATGGATTTTCGAATTATCGCTGTCGTTTTCCCAATACTTCTGGCACTCTCCTGGGCTGGTTACAATATCGGTCGTGCAGCATTGGGACAGATTCAGCTAGCCCTGCTTGATTTCAAGAAAAACACGAGTGACAGATGA
- a CDS encoding response regulator, with product MSRTSMVWVVDDDPELRKMVGTYLLDQGYDVRCLCDVKQLEARLEIQRPDLLVLDLMMPGDDGLTALRRLRDAGDDLPVVMLTARGEAVDRIIGLEQGADDYLGKPFLPRELTARIEAVLRRRSAMPAGTPVAEGGQVNFGENVLDLSARTLFKDGVPVVITSGEFSLLASFVQHPHRPLSRDRLIELARGPGCDTDSRSMDVQISRVRKLVEPDPTRPRYIQTVWGYGYVFVPDGEPRSRK from the coding sequence ATGTCCCGAACATCGATGGTCTGGGTCGTTGACGATGACCCGGAACTCCGAAAGATGGTCGGGACTTACCTGCTTGACCAGGGTTATGACGTGCGCTGCCTCTGTGACGTCAAGCAGCTCGAGGCTCGCCTTGAGATTCAACGCCCGGATCTGCTTGTCCTCGATCTGATGATGCCGGGTGACGATGGACTCACAGCCCTCCGGCGACTGAGGGATGCCGGTGATGACCTTCCGGTGGTGATGCTGACGGCTCGGGGCGAGGCCGTTGACCGGATCATCGGCCTTGAACAAGGTGCCGACGACTACCTGGGCAAGCCATTTCTGCCGAGGGAACTCACGGCCCGTATTGAAGCCGTGCTGCGACGTCGCAGCGCCATGCCCGCAGGCACTCCGGTGGCAGAGGGCGGCCAGGTGAACTTCGGAGAGAACGTGCTCGATTTGTCGGCACGCACGTTGTTCAAGGATGGCGTGCCGGTGGTGATCACCAGTGGCGAATTCAGTCTGCTCGCCTCATTCGTGCAACACCCCCATCGGCCGCTCTCCCGGGACCGGCTGATCGAACTTGCCCGCGGCCCAGGCTGCGACACCGACAGCCGCAGCATGGACGTGCAGATATCGCGGGTACGCAAGCTCGTGGAACCGGATCCGACGCGCCCTCGCTACATCCAGACGGTTTGGGGGTACGGCTACGTCTTTGTGCCTGATGGCGAGCCTCGTTCCAGAAAGTAA
- a CDS encoding DUF4335 domain-containing protein → MLKNSYRYEQTAARLVVEGYPDLSADQGNDSIGILSGWQLQLVAAPELEGTREHLEALMAVVMPYARHQLSGVGRRFETDQGFVVISPEGDRHQLELRSSRDGVEPLKLRIDDAELSDLVRVLDRLRLDQRVQLAWQLPADQPLARHELVERIPLQRRFGAPLLGGLALAVSALVAMVIPLPTIETPQPAVESAADSTETRSESTGSSDSNGKND, encoded by the coding sequence ATGTTGAAGAACTCCTACCGATACGAACAGACTGCAGCCCGCCTGGTGGTTGAGGGTTATCCCGATCTGTCAGCCGATCAGGGCAACGACAGCATCGGCATCCTGTCCGGATGGCAGCTTCAGCTCGTTGCAGCTCCGGAACTGGAAGGCACACGCGAGCATCTTGAAGCCCTGATGGCGGTTGTGATGCCCTACGCCCGTCATCAGCTGTCCGGCGTCGGCCGTCGCTTCGAAACCGATCAGGGCTTCGTCGTCATCTCTCCGGAAGGAGACCGTCATCAACTGGAGCTGCGCAGCAGCCGCGATGGCGTGGAGCCGTTGAAACTGAGAATCGACGATGCCGAACTCAGCGACCTTGTGCGTGTTCTGGATCGGCTCAGGCTTGATCAACGGGTTCAACTGGCCTGGCAGCTACCAGCCGATCAACCGCTGGCCCGCCACGAGCTGGTCGAGCGGATTCCCCTGCAGCGACGTTTCGGAGCCCCTCTTCTCGGCGGTCTTGCCCTGGCCGTCAGTGCACTGGTTGCCATGGTGATCCCCTTGCCGACCATCGAGACTCCTCAGCCTGCGGTTGAATCAGCTGCAGACTCAACCGAAACCAGATCGGAATCGACGGGCAGCAGCGACTCGAACGGCAAAAACGACTGA
- a CDS encoding DUF3038 domain-containing protein: MTEAPSQSGSRLSRRGVERLDLLLLTIEALDLNGGEAMLWTSQQMGLKERFPNRVELWKRRCHNPLRRSTRREPMDPIDAESLICLVCAMAERLYPMLHQLLSAREPEQLTQQRWALLDERLRDLIEERMNPRRGAVVRLLDPLQSGALQRQMVNTLALVAGPGGIDRLRATLLDPTP; encoded by the coding sequence ATGACTGAAGCTCCATCGCAAAGCGGCTCCCGGCTCAGCCGCCGGGGGGTTGAGCGCCTCGACCTGCTCCTGCTGACCATCGAAGCCCTTGATCTCAATGGCGGGGAGGCCATGCTCTGGACCAGCCAGCAGATGGGGTTGAAGGAACGATTCCCGAACCGCGTTGAATTGTGGAAGCGGCGTTGTCACAACCCTCTGAGACGCTCTACCCGCCGGGAACCGATGGATCCAATCGACGCTGAGTCGTTGATCTGTCTGGTCTGTGCTATGGCAGAAAGGCTTTACCCGATGCTGCATCAGCTGCTCTCGGCACGGGAACCGGAACAGCTCACACAACAGCGTTGGGCCCTGCTGGATGAACGTCTGAGGGATCTGATCGAGGAACGGATGAACCCTCGCCGAGGGGCTGTGGTTCGCTTGCTGGATCCACTGCAGAGCGGGGCTCTCCAGCGGCAGATGGTCAACACCCTGGCCCTGGTCGCTGGGCCTGGGGGGATCGATCGTCTACGGGCAACCCTGCTGGATCCGACACCCTGA
- a CDS encoding adenine phosphoribosyltransferase, translated as MAAMMPGVVHLRHQALDLESHIRAIPDFPKPGILFRDISPLLKSPDAFAEALRRLGAICTDLQPDLIVGIEARGFLVGAALAQAQGLGFVPVRKPGKLPGDVIGIDYALEYGSDRLEIQNDALAEQPSVLIVDDLLATGGTAAATGELVKRAGGRLAGFSFLIELTGLQGRKALPADVPCQALFGYS; from the coding sequence ATGGCTGCGATGATGCCAGGGGTCGTGCATCTGCGTCATCAAGCTTTGGACCTCGAGTCTCATATCCGAGCGATTCCTGATTTTCCCAAGCCGGGAATCCTGTTCCGTGACATTTCACCCCTGCTCAAGTCTCCGGACGCGTTTGCCGAGGCCCTGCGTCGACTCGGGGCGATCTGCACTGACCTGCAGCCGGATCTGATCGTGGGAATTGAGGCGCGAGGCTTTCTGGTCGGAGCTGCTCTTGCCCAGGCGCAAGGTCTGGGATTCGTACCCGTGCGAAAACCCGGCAAACTTCCAGGCGACGTGATCGGAATCGATTACGCCCTTGAGTACGGATCGGATCGCCTCGAAATCCAGAACGACGCATTGGCTGAGCAACCCTCGGTTCTGATCGTTGACGACCTCCTCGCCACTGGTGGCACCGCAGCAGCGACAGGTGAACTGGTGAAGCGTGCTGGAGGACGGCTGGCTGGATTTTCTTTTCTGATCGAATTGACTGGTCTGCAGGGGCGCAAGGCGCTTCCCGCCGATGTGCCCTGTCAGGCGCTGTTTGGCTATTCCTGA
- a CDS encoding DUF2949 domain-containing protein, whose protein sequence is MVVCSHPQPMPSEALQQFLQRRLGLSTNALNLGMRQAELEQAPLPIVLWSFGLLSLEQLQQVLDWQNTQE, encoded by the coding sequence ATGGTCGTTTGCAGTCATCCCCAGCCCATGCCCTCGGAGGCGCTGCAGCAGTTTCTGCAGCGACGTCTCGGCCTGAGCACGAATGCCCTGAATCTGGGGATGCGACAGGCTGAACTCGAACAGGCACCTCTACCGATCGTGCTCTGGAGTTTCGGACTGCTCAGCCTTGAGCAACTCCAACAGGTCCTCGACTGGCAAAACACTCAGGAATAG
- a CDS encoding FAD-dependent monooxygenase → MASSIPSSFHILGAGPSGALMALALSQLGHSVDLADPKSDAELKARSRAYAITHSSRRLLEKLNVWTELLPALVPFRELDLSDAAVERRVLFSLQDLDPSSRAHGAIGWILDHRPLMEVLLHRLRSERKVQLHLGSPPPGPDDNALVIAADGPASPARQAWGIRTWLHRYRQGCLTAKVALRGVASGKAYELFRPEGPLAVLPLSNGCFQVVWSAPMELCQQRAALSNAAFLDQLAGVLPDGIEPDLLLDQPAAFPQQLMLARRLSSGRGVLLGEAAHRCHPVGGQGLNLCWRDVETLAALARQSESARSKARRYASRRLVDVVLVSLATDLLVRLFSNRQPTLLPLRSAALLLLEKLALFRRLSLRAMTNGPLRILSPLPN, encoded by the coding sequence ATGGCCTCCAGCATTCCATCCAGTTTTCACATTCTTGGTGCCGGCCCCAGCGGAGCCTTGATGGCGCTGGCGCTCTCCCAGCTTGGGCACTCTGTTGATCTTGCAGATCCCAAATCTGATGCAGAGCTGAAAGCTCGGAGCCGGGCCTATGCCATCACCCATTCGAGTAGGCGGTTGCTCGAGAAGCTCAACGTCTGGACTGAACTTCTCCCTGCCCTTGTTCCGTTTCGGGAGCTCGATCTCAGTGACGCAGCCGTCGAGCGTCGTGTTCTGTTCTCTCTTCAGGATCTTGATCCGTCCTCTCGGGCCCACGGTGCCATCGGCTGGATCCTTGACCACCGCCCGCTGATGGAGGTCTTGCTCCACCGCCTGCGCTCTGAGCGCAAGGTTCAGCTCCATCTGGGTTCGCCGCCCCCAGGCCCTGATGACAATGCCCTTGTCATCGCTGCAGATGGTCCTGCATCCCCGGCACGACAGGCCTGGGGGATCAGGACATGGCTGCACCGATACCGGCAAGGCTGCCTCACCGCCAAGGTCGCACTTCGCGGTGTCGCCTCAGGGAAGGCCTATGAGCTGTTTCGTCCGGAGGGACCACTTGCCGTCCTGCCACTCTCGAATGGCTGTTTTCAGGTGGTTTGGAGCGCACCCATGGAGCTTTGTCAGCAGCGTGCCGCTTTGTCAAATGCTGCCTTTCTGGACCAGCTCGCAGGGGTGTTGCCGGATGGCATCGAACCAGACCTGCTGCTTGATCAACCCGCAGCCTTTCCGCAGCAACTCATGCTGGCTCGCCGCCTGTCATCGGGACGGGGTGTGTTGCTAGGAGAAGCTGCTCACCGCTGCCACCCGGTCGGTGGACAGGGGCTCAACCTCTGTTGGCGAGACGTTGAAACGCTTGCAGCGCTGGCGAGACAATCGGAGTCCGCCCGGAGCAAGGCCCGTCGTTATGCCAGCCGGCGTCTGGTTGATGTCGTTCTCGTCAGCCTGGCAACGGATCTGCTGGTGAGGCTGTTCTCAAACCGCCAACCGACGTTGTTGCCACTTCGTAGCGCAGCCCTGCTGCTGCTGGAGAAACTGGCGCTGTTCAGGCGGCTGAGCCTTCGGGCAATGACCAACGGGCCACTGCGGATTCTCAGTCCGTTGCCAAACTGA